Proteins from a genomic interval of Neodiprion lecontei isolate iyNeoLeco1 chromosome 2, iyNeoLeco1.1, whole genome shotgun sequence:
- the LOC107216720 gene encoding PAN2-PAN3 deadenylation complex subunit PAN3 isoform X2, with protein sequence MRRPSKGSKTVSIKNFHRQASLTLEVLEILSLVTTEDKERKNSSGSCEIFNNEDFKSTKAGGSKNLTENGTVVNAVDGREMDPSMFVTYTPQTNGVPQESKLATYMNCQSSGVALNTAVVTKHLSGLSLDAQKKTTTSPEFVPGRGIAGSNSSSPNIFNSSYHSQENVGGTTYFYLGTSTTENVSSEEGVEAIGTAGASQIGYVYPGTPSHLQTAKAAKSPASSSPSAPSTPPPQAVPSFFVSEGLRLDILQKNALTLAQPDPVQFPDLPNEVDNYHELCPLEPIHKSTSTVLGYQTSTYKATSLKTGTRYCLRRVHDFRLANTKCMVLVDMWKRLTHTNLVQLREVFTTKTFGDHSMVFVYDYHPGSETLLNKHFSATELNGYSDPFSSDPNAPRPYSHTKNTILRQQHSSMLPESVIWNYIIQLTAALRVIHAAGIACRSLDPTKIILSSRSRLRLSCVAIPDVVTFDGTAANPLALMPHYQQEDLLALGKLVLALACRSLLAVHRDNMQASLELVARTYSSDLRNLILYLLSSQQRRSVTDLMPMIGARFYTQLDAVHLRSDVLEDELAKELENGRLFRLLAKLATINERPELNMEPTWAETGDRYMLKLFRDYVFHQVAADGRPWLDMAHVVSCLNKLDSGSHDKICLMSRDEQSVLVVSYAELRQCLEMSYAEVVHSAKLDAA encoded by the exons ATGCGACGTCCGTCGAAAGGCAGTAAAACCGTGTCGATAAAGAACTTT CATAGGCAGGCTAGCTTAACGTTGGAAGTCTTGGAAATTCTCTCTCTAGTGACAACGgaagataaagaaagaaagaacagCTCTGGCAGCtgcgaaatttttaacaacgaGGACTTCAAAAGCACGAAGGCGGGAGGATCGAAAAATCTAACGGAAAACGGAACGGTGGTCAATGCGGTGGATGGAAGAGAGATGGATCCGTCAATGTTTGTCACTTACACCCCTCAAACAAATGGAGTCCCACAGGAGTCCAAACTTGCAACCTACATG AACTGCCAAAGCTCTGGAGTTGCCCTAAACACAGCTGTAGTGACAAAACATCTCTCCGGCCTTTCACTGGatgcacaaaaaaaaactactacCAGTCCGGAATTTGTGCCGGGACGAGGAATTGCAGGTAGCAATAGTAGCTCGCCAAATATATTCAACAGCTCCTATCATTCCCAGGAGAATGTCGGAGGAACAACTTATTTCTACCTCGGGACGTCGACAACGGAAAATGTGTCAAGCGAAGAAGGAGTCGAAGCT ATTGGAACCGCTGGCGCAAGTCAGATAGGATACGTTTATCCAGGGACCCCCTCTCACCTGCAGACTGCCAAAGCAGCAAAATCTCCCGCATCGAGTAGTCCCTCGGCTCCTTCGACGCCCCCTCCACAGGCCGTTCCGAGTTTTTTTGTCAGCGAAGGCCTGCGACTGGACATTCTCCAAAAAAATGCACTAACGTTAGCTCAGCCAGACCCGGTGCAGTTTCCAGATTTGCCAAACGAAGTAGATAACTACCATGAATTATGCCCTCTCGAACCCATCCATAAATCCACATCGACTGTCCTCGGCTATCAAACCTCCACGTACAAAGCGACCAGTTTAAAAACCGGGACTCGCTATTGCCTGCGCCGAGTACACG aCTTTAGACTTGCCAATACAAAATGTATGGTCTTGGTCGATATGTGGAAGCGGTTGACGCACACTAATTTGGTCCAACTGCGAGAAGTCTTCACCACCAAGACCTTTGGTGATCATT CCATGGTATTCGTCTATGACTACCACCCTGGGTCCGAGACGCTCTTGAACAAACACTTCTCTGCTACCGAGCTCAACGGCTACTCAGATCCGTTTTCGTCCGACCCCAACGCTCCCCGTCCTTACAGCCACACAAAGAACACCATATTGAGACAACAGCACAGCAGTATGCTGCCAGAAAGCGTTATTTGGAACTACATTATACAGCTGACAGCTGCTCTCCGGGTTATTCACGCAGCTG gTATTGCGTGTAGATCTCTGGACCCTACAAAGATAATTCTCTCGTCACGAAGTCGGCTGCGTCTCAGCTGCGTCGCGATTCCCGACGTTGTGACGTTTGACGGTACAGCTGCGAATCCGTTGGCACTAATGCCGCATTATCAACAAGAAGACTTGCTCGCATTAGGAAAACTTGTGCTAGCTTTGGCTTGCCGTAGTCTCCTAGCGGTGCATCGTGACAACATGCAGGCCTCCCTGGAACTGGTCGCTCGCACCTACTCGTCTGATCTCAGAAACCTTATATT GTACCTGCTATCTTCTCAGCAGCGGAGAAGCGTCACTGATTTAATGCCAATGATTGGAGCTCGGTTTTATACTCAACTCGACGCCGTCCATCTTCGTTCAGACGTTCTGGAAGATGAACTTGCCAAAGAGCTAGAAAACGGCAGACTGTTCAGACTACTCGCAAAACTGGCGACCATCAACGAACGGCCAGAGCTGAACATGGAGCCAACGTGGGCTGAAACCGGCGATCGTTACATGCTGAAACTGTTCAGAGACTACGTGTTCCACCAAGTAGCGGCGGATGGAAGACCGTGGTTGGACATGGCCCACGTTGTATCTTGTCTGAACAAACTCGACTCTGGATCTCACGACAAG ATTTGCCTGATGTCGCGGGATGAGCAAAGCGTGTTGGTCGTTAGTTACGCCGAGTTGCGACAGTGTTTGGAAATGTCATACGCCGAGGTTGTGCATTCTGCGAAGCTGGACGCCGCCTAG
- the LOC107216720 gene encoding PAN2-PAN3 deadenylation complex subunit PAN3 isoform X3, whose amino-acid sequence MDPSMFVTYTPQTNGVPQESKLATYMNCQSSGVALNTAVVTKHLSGLSLDAQKKTTTSPEFVPGRGIAGSNSSSPNIFNSSYHSQENVGGTTYFYLGTSTTENVSSEEGVEAIGTAGASQIGYVYPGTPSHLQTAKAAKSPASSSPSAPSTPPPQAVPSFFVSEGLRLDILQKNALTLAQPDPVQFPDLPNEVDNYHELCPLEPIHKSTSTVLGYQTSTYKATSLKTGTRYCLRRVHDFRLANTKCMVLVDMWKRLTHTNLVQLREVFTTKTFGDHSMVFVYDYHPGSETLLNKHFSATELNGYSDPFSSDPNAPRPYSHTKNTILRQQHSSMLPESVIWNYIIQLTAALRVIHAAGIACRSLDPTKIILSSRSRLRLSCVAIPDVVTFDGTAANPLALMPHYQQEDLLALGKLVLALACRSLLAVHRDNMQASLELVARTYSSDLRNLILYLLSSQQRRSVTDLMPMIGARFYTQLDAVHLRSDVLEDELAKELENGRLFRLLAKLATINERPELNMEPTWAETGDRYMLKLFRDYVFHQVAADGRPWLDMAHVVSCLNKLDSGSHDKICLMSRDEQSVLVVSYAELRQCLEMSYAEVVHSAKLDAA is encoded by the exons ATGGATCCGTCAATGTTTGTCACTTACACCCCTCAAACAAATGGAGTCCCACAGGAGTCCAAACTTGCAACCTACATG AACTGCCAAAGCTCTGGAGTTGCCCTAAACACAGCTGTAGTGACAAAACATCTCTCCGGCCTTTCACTGGatgcacaaaaaaaaactactacCAGTCCGGAATTTGTGCCGGGACGAGGAATTGCAGGTAGCAATAGTAGCTCGCCAAATATATTCAACAGCTCCTATCATTCCCAGGAGAATGTCGGAGGAACAACTTATTTCTACCTCGGGACGTCGACAACGGAAAATGTGTCAAGCGAAGAAGGAGTCGAAGCT ATTGGAACCGCTGGCGCAAGTCAGATAGGATACGTTTATCCAGGGACCCCCTCTCACCTGCAGACTGCCAAAGCAGCAAAATCTCCCGCATCGAGTAGTCCCTCGGCTCCTTCGACGCCCCCTCCACAGGCCGTTCCGAGTTTTTTTGTCAGCGAAGGCCTGCGACTGGACATTCTCCAAAAAAATGCACTAACGTTAGCTCAGCCAGACCCGGTGCAGTTTCCAGATTTGCCAAACGAAGTAGATAACTACCATGAATTATGCCCTCTCGAACCCATCCATAAATCCACATCGACTGTCCTCGGCTATCAAACCTCCACGTACAAAGCGACCAGTTTAAAAACCGGGACTCGCTATTGCCTGCGCCGAGTACACG aCTTTAGACTTGCCAATACAAAATGTATGGTCTTGGTCGATATGTGGAAGCGGTTGACGCACACTAATTTGGTCCAACTGCGAGAAGTCTTCACCACCAAGACCTTTGGTGATCATT CCATGGTATTCGTCTATGACTACCACCCTGGGTCCGAGACGCTCTTGAACAAACACTTCTCTGCTACCGAGCTCAACGGCTACTCAGATCCGTTTTCGTCCGACCCCAACGCTCCCCGTCCTTACAGCCACACAAAGAACACCATATTGAGACAACAGCACAGCAGTATGCTGCCAGAAAGCGTTATTTGGAACTACATTATACAGCTGACAGCTGCTCTCCGGGTTATTCACGCAGCTG gTATTGCGTGTAGATCTCTGGACCCTACAAAGATAATTCTCTCGTCACGAAGTCGGCTGCGTCTCAGCTGCGTCGCGATTCCCGACGTTGTGACGTTTGACGGTACAGCTGCGAATCCGTTGGCACTAATGCCGCATTATCAACAAGAAGACTTGCTCGCATTAGGAAAACTTGTGCTAGCTTTGGCTTGCCGTAGTCTCCTAGCGGTGCATCGTGACAACATGCAGGCCTCCCTGGAACTGGTCGCTCGCACCTACTCGTCTGATCTCAGAAACCTTATATT GTACCTGCTATCTTCTCAGCAGCGGAGAAGCGTCACTGATTTAATGCCAATGATTGGAGCTCGGTTTTATACTCAACTCGACGCCGTCCATCTTCGTTCAGACGTTCTGGAAGATGAACTTGCCAAAGAGCTAGAAAACGGCAGACTGTTCAGACTACTCGCAAAACTGGCGACCATCAACGAACGGCCAGAGCTGAACATGGAGCCAACGTGGGCTGAAACCGGCGATCGTTACATGCTGAAACTGTTCAGAGACTACGTGTTCCACCAAGTAGCGGCGGATGGAAGACCGTGGTTGGACATGGCCCACGTTGTATCTTGTCTGAACAAACTCGACTCTGGATCTCACGACAAG ATTTGCCTGATGTCGCGGGATGAGCAAAGCGTGTTGGTCGTTAGTTACGCCGAGTTGCGACAGTGTTTGGAAATGTCATACGCCGAGGTTGTGCATTCTGCGAAGCTGGACGCCGCCTAG
- the LOC107216720 gene encoding PAN2-PAN3 deadenylation complex subunit PAN3 isoform X1 has product MGYVGPPYLRCFYRLRFYILEKIFASRRVFEHRQASLTLEVLEILSLVTTEDKERKNSSGSCEIFNNEDFKSTKAGGSKNLTENGTVVNAVDGREMDPSMFVTYTPQTNGVPQESKLATYMNCQSSGVALNTAVVTKHLSGLSLDAQKKTTTSPEFVPGRGIAGSNSSSPNIFNSSYHSQENVGGTTYFYLGTSTTENVSSEEGVEAIGTAGASQIGYVYPGTPSHLQTAKAAKSPASSSPSAPSTPPPQAVPSFFVSEGLRLDILQKNALTLAQPDPVQFPDLPNEVDNYHELCPLEPIHKSTSTVLGYQTSTYKATSLKTGTRYCLRRVHDFRLANTKCMVLVDMWKRLTHTNLVQLREVFTTKTFGDHSMVFVYDYHPGSETLLNKHFSATELNGYSDPFSSDPNAPRPYSHTKNTILRQQHSSMLPESVIWNYIIQLTAALRVIHAAGIACRSLDPTKIILSSRSRLRLSCVAIPDVVTFDGTAANPLALMPHYQQEDLLALGKLVLALACRSLLAVHRDNMQASLELVARTYSSDLRNLILYLLSSQQRRSVTDLMPMIGARFYTQLDAVHLRSDVLEDELAKELENGRLFRLLAKLATINERPELNMEPTWAETGDRYMLKLFRDYVFHQVAADGRPWLDMAHVVSCLNKLDSGSHDKICLMSRDEQSVLVVSYAELRQCLEMSYAEVVHSAKLDAA; this is encoded by the exons ATGGGTTATGTTGGTCCACCATATCTTCGATGTTTTTATAGACTTCGGTTCtacattttggaaaaaattttcgcctcgCGTCGCGTTTTTGAG CATAGGCAGGCTAGCTTAACGTTGGAAGTCTTGGAAATTCTCTCTCTAGTGACAACGgaagataaagaaagaaagaacagCTCTGGCAGCtgcgaaatttttaacaacgaGGACTTCAAAAGCACGAAGGCGGGAGGATCGAAAAATCTAACGGAAAACGGAACGGTGGTCAATGCGGTGGATGGAAGAGAGATGGATCCGTCAATGTTTGTCACTTACACCCCTCAAACAAATGGAGTCCCACAGGAGTCCAAACTTGCAACCTACATG AACTGCCAAAGCTCTGGAGTTGCCCTAAACACAGCTGTAGTGACAAAACATCTCTCCGGCCTTTCACTGGatgcacaaaaaaaaactactacCAGTCCGGAATTTGTGCCGGGACGAGGAATTGCAGGTAGCAATAGTAGCTCGCCAAATATATTCAACAGCTCCTATCATTCCCAGGAGAATGTCGGAGGAACAACTTATTTCTACCTCGGGACGTCGACAACGGAAAATGTGTCAAGCGAAGAAGGAGTCGAAGCT ATTGGAACCGCTGGCGCAAGTCAGATAGGATACGTTTATCCAGGGACCCCCTCTCACCTGCAGACTGCCAAAGCAGCAAAATCTCCCGCATCGAGTAGTCCCTCGGCTCCTTCGACGCCCCCTCCACAGGCCGTTCCGAGTTTTTTTGTCAGCGAAGGCCTGCGACTGGACATTCTCCAAAAAAATGCACTAACGTTAGCTCAGCCAGACCCGGTGCAGTTTCCAGATTTGCCAAACGAAGTAGATAACTACCATGAATTATGCCCTCTCGAACCCATCCATAAATCCACATCGACTGTCCTCGGCTATCAAACCTCCACGTACAAAGCGACCAGTTTAAAAACCGGGACTCGCTATTGCCTGCGCCGAGTACACG aCTTTAGACTTGCCAATACAAAATGTATGGTCTTGGTCGATATGTGGAAGCGGTTGACGCACACTAATTTGGTCCAACTGCGAGAAGTCTTCACCACCAAGACCTTTGGTGATCATT CCATGGTATTCGTCTATGACTACCACCCTGGGTCCGAGACGCTCTTGAACAAACACTTCTCTGCTACCGAGCTCAACGGCTACTCAGATCCGTTTTCGTCCGACCCCAACGCTCCCCGTCCTTACAGCCACACAAAGAACACCATATTGAGACAACAGCACAGCAGTATGCTGCCAGAAAGCGTTATTTGGAACTACATTATACAGCTGACAGCTGCTCTCCGGGTTATTCACGCAGCTG gTATTGCGTGTAGATCTCTGGACCCTACAAAGATAATTCTCTCGTCACGAAGTCGGCTGCGTCTCAGCTGCGTCGCGATTCCCGACGTTGTGACGTTTGACGGTACAGCTGCGAATCCGTTGGCACTAATGCCGCATTATCAACAAGAAGACTTGCTCGCATTAGGAAAACTTGTGCTAGCTTTGGCTTGCCGTAGTCTCCTAGCGGTGCATCGTGACAACATGCAGGCCTCCCTGGAACTGGTCGCTCGCACCTACTCGTCTGATCTCAGAAACCTTATATT GTACCTGCTATCTTCTCAGCAGCGGAGAAGCGTCACTGATTTAATGCCAATGATTGGAGCTCGGTTTTATACTCAACTCGACGCCGTCCATCTTCGTTCAGACGTTCTGGAAGATGAACTTGCCAAAGAGCTAGAAAACGGCAGACTGTTCAGACTACTCGCAAAACTGGCGACCATCAACGAACGGCCAGAGCTGAACATGGAGCCAACGTGGGCTGAAACCGGCGATCGTTACATGCTGAAACTGTTCAGAGACTACGTGTTCCACCAAGTAGCGGCGGATGGAAGACCGTGGTTGGACATGGCCCACGTTGTATCTTGTCTGAACAAACTCGACTCTGGATCTCACGACAAG ATTTGCCTGATGTCGCGGGATGAGCAAAGCGTGTTGGTCGTTAGTTACGCCGAGTTGCGACAGTGTTTGGAAATGTCATACGCCGAGGTTGTGCATTCTGCGAAGCTGGACGCCGCCTAG